A genomic segment from Torulaspora globosa chromosome 3, complete sequence encodes:
- the FIG1 gene encoding Fig1p (ancestral locus Anc_3.242): protein MFPLSMVWFCIKRMPRIFALCFNMIVIFLTIFLLLGCYNESSLSTFLVSYRFEPSSPFYSVIESSFQGAHGRSNSSLDGLETVRVKSGYMGVCLLDLPKGYSDGSTTVCYPRKNLFNTGLYSDLSIELFNLPTSNGTSPSPSQKNVPIKLNILQLGQLTSVEIIHPYILMATVVLSCVMFLLIIYVTLPKVPKKSLVNRLLLIWSSALTLLWGFGTMWTHVGINASAEMVSAASMGIIRSSKGKKAAALSWCAFAFLLIDCLIIWLLYFRDRKKLSDEIDKVRASDSYQSSKYHSDSSTLA from the coding sequence ATGTTTCCTTTGTCCATGGTGTGGTTCTGTATTAAGCGTATGCCTCGCATCTTCGCATTATGCTTTAACATGATCGTCATTTTCCTGACAATCTTCCTGCTGCTCGGCTGCTACAACGAGTCGAGTCTGTCGACCTTTCTCGTGAGTTATAGATTCGAACCAAGCTCTCCGTTTTATTCGGTAATCGAGTCGTCGTTCCAGGGCGCCCATGGACGCTCAAACTCTTCCTTAGACGGCCTGGAGACGGTGAGGGTGAAGTCAGGTTATATGGGTGTCTGCTTGCTGGACCTGCCTAAAGGATATTCTGATGGGTCAACCACAGTTTGCTATCCAAGAAAGAATCTTTTTAACACGGGCCTTTACAGTGATCTGTCCATTGAGCTGTTTAATCTGCCCACATCAAACGGAACTTCTCCTTCGCCTTCGCAGAAAAATGTGCCGATCAAGTTGAACATTCTGCAATTGGGACAGTTGACCTCTGTCGAAATTATTCATCCCTACATTCTGATGGCAACGGTCGTTCTCTCATGTGTCATGTTCCTGCTAATCATTTATGTGACATTGCCGAAGGTACCCAAGAAAAGCTTAGTAAATCgtcttctcttgatttGGAGCTCAGCTCTTACTTTACTGTGGGGATTTGGAACCATGTGGACCCATGTAGGTATCAACGCAAGCGCGGAGATGGTCTCAGCAGCTAGCATGGGGATCATTCGCTCAAGCAAGGGCAAAAAGGCTGCGGCACTGTCGTGGTGCGCTTTTGCATTTCTTCTGATAGACTGCCTCATCATTTGGTTATTGTACTTCAGAGATCGGAAAAAATTGAGCGACGAGATCGACAAAGTCAGAGCATCCGACTCTTATCAGAGCTCTAAGTATCACTCCGATTCTTCAACCTTAGCTTAA
- the FAT1 gene encoding long-chain fatty acid transporter FAT1 (ancestral locus Anc_3.243) → MSGSSAILHTVARILILCYRVLKVVILPFWWALCWIFQEPINALDRKYRVREDFYIIPFFLKTLVKYMYAVRQNRFQYWYLFTKQVKKNGRGTAICYPRPSLIKGEYELESYTYNELYEIVLRLSHILHYQYGVKAGDHVGLDCTNKPLFVFLLFSLWNIGAIPALINCNTLGNPLVHSLKIANVKKVFIDPQASGPIRNSESSIKEIIPEIELNYLEEESLMRILTDSKSPEFLQLDDIRSPKGLTDYKPALFIYTSGTTGLPKSAIMSWRKAVFACHLFSHVFHMTRHSVVFTAMPLFHSTAAMLGLCSVISQGGCLAMANKFSASNFWKQVYLTKATHIQYVGEICRYLLQTPVSKYERMHTVKMAYGNGLRPDIWLKFRRRFNIETIGEFYAATEAPFATTCIQKGDFAVGACKAYGSIINWFLSFQQVLVRMDPEDDSTIYRNSKGFCEKPAIGEPGELLMKILFPKKPETSFQGYIGNKKETQSKVLRDVFKKGDAYYRCGDLFRQDENGFLYFLDRLGDTYRWKSENVSTTEVEDQIMSCNDKDFAQVVVVGVRIPGYEGRAGFAVIKLADYKSIPEQRKLKLLDNLLIHLNRELPSYARPIFVKFADKIEMTDTNKISKKTYKNQVLPKGADKNETIYWLKDYKEYKVLTDEDWQAIVAQDVKL, encoded by the coding sequence ATGAGCGGATCTTCTGCGATATTGCATACCGTGGCAAGAATCCTGATACTATGCTATAGAGTGTTGAAGGTGGTGATACTACCTTTCTGGTGGGCTTTATGCTGGATTTTTCAAGAACCAATAAATGCATTGGATCGCAAGTACAGAGTACGGGAAGATTTCTATATTATACCGTTCTTTTTGAAAACATTGGTGAAGTATATGTACGCTGTTCGCCAAAACAGATTCCAGTACTGGTATCTGTTTACAAAGCaggtcaagaagaatgGAAGGGGCACAGCTATATGTTATCCAAGACCATCGCTTATCAAGGGCGAATATGAGCTGGAATCATACACGTATAACGAGCTTTATGAAATTGTGCTGAGATTATCTCACATTCTGCATTATCAATATGGCGTAAAGGCCGGAGATCATGTTGGGCTGGACTGCACTAACAAGCCATTGTTTGTATTCTTACTTTTTTCCCTATGGAATATTGGAGCCATCCCAGCTTTAATAAATTGCAACACCTTGGGTAATCCTCTAGTGcattctttgaagattgcCAACGTGAAGAAAGTCTTCATCGATCCACAGGCTAGTGGGCCTATCAGAAATTCCGAGTCATCGATTAAGGAGATAAttcctgaaattgaacTCAATTATTTGGAGGAGGAGAGTTTAATGCGTATTTTGACTGATTCAAAATCGCCTGAGTTCCTCCAGTTAGACGACATCAGATCGCCTAAAGGTCTGACAGACTATAAGCCTGCATTGTTCATCTACACCTCTGGAACTACCGGATTACCCAAATCTGCCATTATGTCTTGGAGAAAAGCGGTGTTTGCGTGTCACCTGTTTAGTCATGTCTTCCATATGACTCGCCATAGTGTCGTTTTCACAGCTATGCCTTTGTTCCACTCTACTGCTGCAATGCTGGGTTTGTGTTCTGTCATTTCACAAGGTGGCTGCCTCGCCATGGCTAACAAGTTTTCAGCATcaaacttttggaagcagGTATATCTGACAAAAGCTACGCATATCCAGTACGTTGGTGAGATCTGCAGATATCTGCTTCAGACTCCAGTCTCGAAGTACGAACGAATGCACACGGTTAAGATGGCATATGGAAATGGTCTAAGGCCCGATATTTGGCTAAAGTTTAGGAGGAGATTCAATATTGAAACCATCGGTGAGTTTTATGCCGCAACCGAAGCGCCCTTTGCCACCACCTGCATCCAAAAGGGTGACTTTGCTGTCGGTGCTTGCAAAGCTTATGGTTCCATCATCAACTGGTTTttatcttttcaacaagttcttgtTCGAATGGATCCTGAAGACGATTCAACGATATACAGAAACTCGAAGGGATTCTGTGAAAAACCTGCTATCGGTGAACCCGGTGAATTGTTAATGAAAATATTGTTCCCTAAGAAGCCAGAGACTTCATTTCAGGGCTATATTGGCAACAAAAAGGAAACACAGTCAAAGGTTCTTCGCGACgtgttcaagaagggtGATGCCTACTATAGATGCGGTGATCTATTCAGGCAAGATGAAAATGGCTTCCTGTATTTCCTTGACAGGTTGGGCGACACCTATAGGTGGAAATCGGAGAACGTTTCTACTACAGAGGTGGAAGATCAAATAATGTCCTGTAATGATAAAGATTTCGCTCAGGTTGTGGTGGTAGGCGTTAGGATTCCTGGATATGAAGGAAGGGCTGGATTTGCTGTGATCAAGCTAGCAGACTACAAGAGCATCCCCGAGCAGCGAAAGCTCAAACTGCTTGATAATTTGCTAATTCATTTAAACAGGGAGCTACCAAGCTACGCTCGACCAATTTTCGTCAAATTCGCTGATAAGATTGAAATGACAGACACCAAcaagatttcaaagaaaacgtATAAAAATCAAGTACTTCCTAAAGGCGCTGATAAGAACGAGACTATTTATTGGCTCAAAGATTATAAAGAGTACAAGGTTCTCACTGATGAAGATTGGCAAGCAATTGTGGCACAAGATGTAAAATTATAA
- the CST26 gene encoding putative acyltransferase (ancestral locus Anc_3.244): MNEHLVRIKKLAIAVLSIILMTYGCASLVMSQVMFQTFYRRGSPELQSKLNMTKKAFISLLICILNFVSPSSIRISTDNATLAKGTFRKSNGKIISQMKRRSIIIANHQIYTDWVFLWWLTSTADLAGSIYIMLKKSLESIPLLGYGMRNFKFIFLSRKWAQDKIILHNSLGVIDANSRGVGPLSGARPIRVDDDGEMYWDVNKTDDSKAWPYCLLLFPEGTNLSATTRRKSASFAEKVGRQPFSHVLLPHSTGLRSSLILLRASVEVVYDITIGYSGVGRSDYGEMMYRLPNIFLRGQTPKLVDMHIRAFNLAEIPVDDEEAFSQWLYEVWKEKDDLMEKYYTDGTFASDPELNQIVVGGFNISPKPVLVTCLLPAVLVFSLLLVGYLAYAWLT, encoded by the coding sequence ATGAATGAGCATTTGGTCAGAATCAAGAAGCTCGCCATAGCGGTGCTTTCGATCATTTTGATGACTTACGGATGTGCTTCTCTGGTGATGTCGCAAGTCATGTTTCAAACATTCTACCGTCGAGGGTCCCCTGAGTTACAGAGCAAATTAAATATGACCAAGAAGGCGTTTATCTCCCTGTTGATATGCATTCTGAATTTTGTCTCACCTTCTTCGATTCGAATCTCTACCGATAATGCAACTTTGGCCAAAGGAACATTCAGAAAGAGTAATGGCAAGATAATTTCTCAGATGAAGCGCCGGTCAATTATTATTGCAAATCACCAGATATATACTGACTGGGTTTTCCTCTGGTGGCTGACCTCTACGGCCGATCTGGCTGGGAGTATATATATcatgttgaagaaatcattgGAATCGATCCCTCTTCTAGGCTATGGAATGAGAAACTTCAAAtttatcttcttgagcagGAAGTGGGCTCAAGATAAAATAATATTACACAACAGTTTGGGCGTTATTGATGCGAATTCAAGAGGTGTGGGGCCGCTGTCAGGGGCGCGGCCGATACGAGTGGATGACGACGGTGAAATGTATTGGGATGTTAATAAGACCGATGATTCTAAGGCGTGGCCTTACTGCTTACTATTATTCCCAGAAGGAACGAATCTAAGCGCCACAACAAGACGAAAGAGTGCGAGCTTTGCAGAAAAAGTGGGCAGACAGCCTTTTAGTCATGTCTTGCTGCCTCATTCAACTGGTCTGAGATCCTCTCTCATACTGCTCAGGGCAAGCGTGGAGGTTGTTTACGATATTACGATAGGTTATTCAGGTGTCGGAAGAAGTGATTATGGCGAGATGATGTATAGGCTTCCCAATATATTCTTGAGGGGCCAAACTCCAAAGTTGGTGGATATGCACATAAGGGCGTTCAACCTTGCTGAAATACCGGtggatgatgaggaagctttTAGTCAATGGCTATACGAAGTTTGGAAGGAAAAGGATGACTTGATGGAAAAATATTATACAGATGGCACGTTCGCGTCAGATCCCGAGTTAAATCAGATTGTAGTCGGCGGCTTTAATATCAGCCCCAAGCCCGTTTTGGTGACATGCCTTCTTCCAGCGGTTCTGGTGTTTTCTTTACTCTTGGTGGGTTATCTGGCTTATGCCTGGCTTACTTGA
- the QDR3 gene encoding Qdr3p (ancestral locus Anc_3.245), whose product MVSRDPSRDSDSHSIASDTSVADSEPKPLVDRDSYRNEGEINIVNSSGGDLGRLKDERYVVPKKERRGLLARFTLIPEFKDPREYQASIKKLIVFIIAFSSVMGPMATSIVFPAINPIVKSLDTTTFMVNVSVGVYSLSLGIFPIWWSSLSELHGRRSVYVISFVMLFAFCIGTSLSPNIESFIVLRVLCGAASASVQSVGAGTVSDLFEPEERGRNLGIYYMGALMAPLVSPIIASGLLTRWSWRSTQWFMVILSGVNVLLLVFLLPETLRTQDSKAAIAAILLERRKENLNRSPCDLKNADMQSNKGDVHGPADLQNITGNGEDEGGEIKRVLTAASSTYKYRPPPDNNIDVGAPQISRIQSLDPRWESKIREYDLDRARTNLQNELARIETEKSRGAGKQGDESMQKQSTEKGLLSFCYVYFIKPMKSVYFLKYPPVLLAIIFSAISFAILYFVNMTIEYDYSRPPYNFKPLFVGLLYIPNSVTYIIASIYGGRWVDTLLKNYKAKYGILAPEARISWNLVTAVAVFPVSLLIFGWCLDKKCHWVAPLVGTALFGFASMMTIGATVSYLVDSLPGRGATGVALNNLIRQILAAVAVFVTEPMLKGMGTGWAFTMLAFIIIGSSTFLLVLKRYGDYWRQNYDLQKLYDQVE is encoded by the coding sequence ATGGTCTCAAGAGATCCTTCTCGAGACTCTGACTCGCACAGCATCGCTTCCGATACTTCCGTCGCAGACAGTGAACCGAAGCCCCTTGTTGACAGAGACAGTTATAGAAATGAAGGTGAGATTAATATCGTAAACTCAAGTGGTGGTGATTTAGGGCGTCTCAAGGATGAGCGATATGTTGTACCAAAGAAAGAACGCCGTGGCTTATTAGCTCGCTTTACGCTAATTCCGGAGTTTAAGGATCCAAGAGAATACCAGGCATCGATCAAAAAATTGATCGTTTTCATCATTGCATTCTCATCCGTGATGGGTCCGATGGCCACTTCCATAGTGTTCCCTGCCATTAACCCCATTGTGAAATCGCTGGACACAACCACTTTCATGGTGAACGTGTCAGTGGGTGTTTATTCTCTGAGTCTAGGAATTTTCCCAATTTGGTGGTCTTCTCTCTCTGAGCTGCatggaagaagatcagTCTATGTGATTTCATTTGTGATGCTTTTTGCGTTTTGCATTGGCACTTCATTGTCACCTAATATTGAATCATTTATCGTTCTAAGAGTCCTATGTGGTGCTGCATCAGCTTCAGTCCAGTCTGTAGGAGCTGGGACAGTTTCTGACCTCTTTGAACCCGAAGAAAGAGGTAGGAATCTCGGCATCTACTATATGGGCGCGCTGATGGCGCCTCTGGTGTCTCCCATTATTGCTAGTGGGCTACTGACTCGCTGGTCTTGGAGATCCACACAGTGGTTTATGGTTATTTTGTCGGGTGTTAATGTGCTTTTACTGGTATTTCTTCTACCAGAGACTTTGAGGACGCAAGATAGTAaggcagcaattgcagcGATTCTGCTTGAAAGGAGGAAGGAGAATTTGAATCGTTCTCCTTGTGATTTAAAAAATGCCGACATGCAATCGAACAAAGGTGACGTTCATGGGCCGGCAGACTTGCAGAACATTACAGGAAAtggtgaagatgaaggagGCGAAATCAAGCGGGTCCTAACAGCGGCTAGCAGCACATACAAATATCGGCCTCCACCTGATAACAACATAGATGTCGGTGCCCCCCAAATTTCACGCATACAGTCGCTGGACCCTCGATGGGAATCAAAAATACGAGAGTATGACCTAGATAGGGCAAGAACGAACTTGCAAAATGAGCTCGCAAGAATAGAGACTGAAAAGTCTCGAGGGGCCGGTAAGCAAGGCGACGAGAGCATGCAAAAGCAGTCCACAGAAAAGGGCCTGTTGAGTTTCTGCTACGTTTATTTCATAAAACCCATGAAATCAGTGTACTTTCTCAAGTATCCACCAGTTCTGCTTGCAATCATCTTTTCAGCGATCTCTTTCGCCATCCTGTACTTCGTCAACATGACCATTGAATACGATTATTCAAGACCGCCTTACAATTTCAAGCCGCTCTTTGTTGGTCTTCTCTACATCCCAAACTCTGTGACATATATCATCGCATCGATTTATGGAGGAAGATGGGTCGATACGCTACTGAAGAATTACAAGGCAAAGTACGGAATACTGGCCCCGGAGGCCCGTATCTCCTGGAATTTGGTGACCGCAGTCGCCGTATTCCCGGTCTCGCTTCTCATATTCGGATGGTGTCTCGACAAAAAATGCCATTGGGTTGCTCCGCTAGTTGGGACAGCCTTGTTCGGATTCGCTTCAATGATGACAATTGGTGCCACCGTCTCGTACCTTGTTGACTCTCTGCCGGGCCGCGGTGCCACAGGTGTTGCATTGAATAACCTTATTCGGCAGATTCTCGCCGCAGTTGCTGTTTTCGTCACAGAACCAATGCTTAAAGGCATGGGAACTGGCTGGGCCTTCACAATGCTGgctttcatcattatcgGCTCCAGCACTTTCCTTCTGGTGCTTAAAAGATATGGTGATTACTGGAGACAAAACTACGACTTACAGAAGCTTTATGATCAGGTAGAATGA
- the GCV1 gene encoding glycine decarboxylase subunit T (ancestral locus Anc_3.246), which translates to MLSRTISRRFNSTNAVSNLKKTALYDLHMELGGTMVPFAGYSMPVLYRGQTHIESHNWTRTNAGLFDVSHMLQSRLSGNEATDFLHTVTPTDFWQLPEGTGTLSVLLNKRGGIVDDTLITKQGENDFYVVTNAGCIDRDTEFLRGEIEAFAGDCKWSVIQGKSLLALQGPKAHQVLQPLLRERQTLQALLFGQRRRFELYDGTSIDVARSGYTGEDGFEISISNEKAIAFAQLLLDNQLTKPIGLAARDSLRLEAGMCLYGNELNEDITPVEAALKWVVSKSRRNVADNAAKFNGYAKIMDQFNSDNYQKVRVGFKYSDKGPAARTGAKIFLPDKKTEIGAVTSGSASPTLGNINIGQAYVLKAHRKSGTKLVVQVRNKFFPIELAKMPLVPTHYYKG; encoded by the coding sequence ATGCTTTCAAGGACGATATCCCGGAGGTTCAATTCTACCAATGCAGTTTCTAACCTGAAAAAGACAGCTCTTTATGACCTGCATATGGAGCTCGGAGGTACTATGGTTCCGTTTGCTGGTTATTCGATGCCAGTCCTATATCGTGGGCAGACACACATCGAATCTCACAATTGGACTAGAACGAACGCGGGGTTGTTTGATGTATCTCACATGCTGCAAAGCAGATTGAGCGGCAACGAAGCGACCGATTTCCTTCATACGGTGACCCCTACGGATTTCTGGCAATTACCAGAGGGTACCGGTACCCTTTCTGTATTGTTGAATAAGCGCGGCGGTATCGTTGACGATACGCTGATAACGAAACAAGGCGAGAATGACTTTTACGTAGTCACCAATGCTGGCTGCATTGATCGTGATACTGAATTTTTACGTGGAGAAATCGAAGCATTCGCAGGCGATTGCAAATGGAGTGTCATTCAGGGAAAATCTTTGCTAGCACTGCAAGGTCCAAAGGCCCATCAAGTTCTGCAACCTCTACTGCGCGAAAGACAAACATTGCAAGCATTGTTATTTGGACAAAGGCGCCGCTTCGAACTATATGACGGAACTTCAATCGATGTTGCCAGATCGGGATACACCGGTGAGGATGGTTTTGAAATTAGTATATCTAATGAAAAGGCGATCGCTTTTGCCCAGCTACTGCTCGATAATCAGCTCACCAAGCCCATCGGGCTTGCCGCAAGAGACAGTTTGAGACTCGAAGCGGGCATGTGCTTGTACGGTAATGAGTTGAATGAAGATATAACACCTGTCGAAGCGGCACTGAAGTGGGTTGTCTCTaaaagcagaagaaatgtTGCAGATAATGCCGCTAAATTTAACGGCTACGCCAAGATTATGGACCAGTTTAACTCCGACAACTACCAGAAAGTACGGGTTGGATTCAAGTACTCGGATAAGGGTCCCGCCGCCAGAACCGGTGCCAAGATCTTCCTACCGGACAAGAAAACGGAGATCGGTGCCGTCACTTCGGGGAGTGCATCTCCAACGTTAGGTAACATCAACATCGGTCAAGCTTACGTTCTGAAAGCACATCGCAAGAGTGGCACTAAGTTGGTTGTTCAGGTAAGAAATAAATTTTTCCCGATCGAATTGGCCAAGATGCCGCTTGTGCCAACGCACTACTACAAAGGATAA
- the TCM62 gene encoding Tcm62p (ancestral locus Anc_3.247), producing the protein MVMSIMVGRGIKRIGCCRAVIRSIKTLHTPVVKTDEPATRVAVLEGIKLLDRVINSTSYNKSLISTGKYRSKPQIITSQNALKLQNVIRELLDSNQLREAMNDPKFLDINEKLGKIGLQLFVDCHDGNIIPMSASLTHILMEQYYKSPCKETLTGIIQSLEQVRTFLRSKKISVQSREEVDALVGKLCQTNKDSETIRKVLYSLDYKLPSPDIVRVVKGQRIEDELAISRGWRFPAGVLDTNDAYLRSLQLPEKKLVSIDKDILVLLYDGTLNDASKILPTLNYAAKNQKSVLVIVTGDCLGDALTSITISNNRNRRQGNNSRTVIMKYDARACSDLSLQENHQLIDFLGLPNGASSIYSPDFSPYVPSTMCADQFYGKLDSFQATTGEAFLHNSGVWGDQDTGNKFLRMTITVKVGGTSELEIDHRRSVLDNIINDTLCHGLSTGFVPAYGIALAKAIPSMTREPELDLKVKLGVDSVVMALAVPMTRAVENLYGLSRFQVTGIVADTLRERNFSRAPLAPDSEALDLLKEGVLEPWNKIDKCLANVSTFIKLLSSCNTIVAQVFEKPKKRE; encoded by the coding sequence ATGGTGATGTCGATCATGGTAGGCCGAGGGATAAAGCGAATCGGATGTTGTCGAGCTGTAATTCGTTCAATTAAAACCCTACACACACCCGTTGTCAAAACCGATGAGCCAGCGACTAGGGTGGCCGTACTGGAGGGTATTAAACTACTGGATAGAGTGATAAACTCTACCTCCTACAATAAATCTTTGATATCCACAGGTAAGTATAGAAGCAAGCCACAGATAATCACATCCCAGAATGCACTTAAATTGCAGAATGTCATCAGGGAGTTGTTAGATTCGAATCAGTTGAGGGAAGCGATGAATGATCCCAAGTTCCTGGATATCAACGAGAAGTTGGGTAAAATTGGGCTACAATTGTTTGTCGACTGTCACGATGGAAACATTATACCCATGAGCGCTTCATTGACTCATATTTTGATGGAACAGTATTATAAGTCTCCTTGCAAAGAAACTCTTACAGGAATAATACAAAGTCTCGAGCAGGTGAGAACATTTCTCAGGTCTAAGAAGATCTCAGTTCAGAGTCGAGAAGAGGTCGATGCCCTTGTTGGAAAGCTATGCCAAACAAATAAGGATTCGGAAACCATCCGCAAGGTGCTATATTCTTTGGATTACAAACTTCCCTCACCAGATATAGTCAGAGTCGTGAAAGGGCAGAGGATAGAGGATGAACTTGCCATTTCAAGAGGTTGGAGATTTCCGGCAGGAGTTCTTGATACCAATGACGCTTACCTTAGAAGTTTGCAATTACCGGAGAAGAAACTAGTTTCTATCGATAAAGACATCCTTGTACTTCTCTATGATGGGACATTGAATGATGCTAGTAAAATCCTGCCAACGCTCAATTATGCTGCCAAGAACCAGAAATCTGTATTGGTGATTGTGACTGGCGACTGCCTGGGCGACGCTCTGACTTCCATCACGATAAGCAACAACAGGAATAGACGACAGGGAAACAATAGCCGAACCGTCATTATGAAGTACGACGCAAGAGCCTGCAGTGATTTGTCCCTGCAGGAGAACCACCAACTAATCGATTTTCTAGGGCTCCCAAATGGCGCTTCCAGTATCTATTCTCCTGATTTCAGTCCTTATGTGCCAAGCACAATGTGTGCTGATCAATTTTACGGCAAATTAGACTCTTTTCAAGCAACCACTGGCGAAGCATTCCTGCATAACTCTGGAGTCTGGGGAGACCAGGATACTGGCAACAAATTCCTTCGGATGACAATCACTGTCAAAGTTGGAGGCACTAGCGAGCTCGAAATTGATCATAGAAGAAGTGTGCTAGACAACATAATCAACGATACCCTCTGTCATGGACTATCCACTGGATTTGTTCCAGCGTATGGAATCGCCTTGGCTAAAGCCATTCCTTCAATGACCAGGGAACCTGAGCTTGACCTCAAGGTGAAACTAGGGGTAGACTCGGTTGTCATGGCACTCGCTGTGCCTATGACAAGGGCAGTTGAAAATCTTTATGGCCTCAGCAGGTTTCAAGTCACAGGCATCGTTGCAGATACCTTAAGAGAACGTAATTTCAGCAGAGCCCCATTGGCACCAGATTCAGAAGCGCTCGATCTGCTTAAGGAGGGAGTATTAGAACCTTGGAATAAGATTGACAAGTGTCTTGCCAATGTCTCAACCTTTATCAAGCTACTAAGCAGTTGCAACACAATCGTTGCCCAGGTCTTTGAGAAGCCTAAAAAGAGAGAATAA
- the DAS2 gene encoding putative uridine kinase DAS2 (ancestral locus Anc_3.248) codes for MIMPRHHFKTGLHSAERRHFKMAGRIQLVIISIGGGHATGVLSVGLQIKESLSKIFPHTKIRVMDLDELGNAKPRFYSSKDYDFETVYRELTESKHFAETVPIKNASDANSHDPIELVLLCGCYALYDEKINNLAQLKIFLDSDGDKRLINLIKLRNVTNKEEFAELLTEYMDHLRIEMQKFIAPTRANADLVIPCSNDGTGCAIITDGIVRVVQDIKGNGSLSNASSNPVPLLLDLEAERMDVERERYYDLA; via the coding sequence ATGATAATGCCCCGTCATCACTTCAAGACCGGCCTTCATAGCGCTGAAAGGCGCCATTTCAAAATGGCAGGTCGGATTCAATTGGTGATCATTTCTATAGGAGGCGGACATGCCACCGGGGTGTTGAGCGTAGGCCTGCAGATCAAAGAGTCCTTGTCAAAAATCTTCCCGCATACTAAGATCAGAGTGATGGATTTGGATGAACTTGGTAATGCTAAGCCAAGATTTTATAGCAGTAAAGACTACGATTTCGAAACAGTCTATCGAGAGTTGACGGAAAGCAAGCATTTTGCCGAGACTGTGCCAATAAAGAATGCGAGCGATGCGAACTCTCACGATCCCATTGAACTGGTTCTATTATGCGGTTGCTACGCATTGTATgacgagaagatcaacaacCTGGCACAGCTAAAGATTTTCCTGGACAGTGATGGCGATAAAAGACTGATAAACCTCATTAAGCTCAGAAACGTCACCAATAAGGAAGAGTTTGCCGAACTGCTCACCGAATACATGGACCATTTGCGGATTGAAATGCAGAAATTCATAGCACCAACAAGAGCCAACGCTGATCTGGTCATACCGTGCTCAAATGACGGCACGGGGTGCGCCATTATCACCGACGGGATTGTAAGAGTGGTCCAAGACATCAAAGGGAACggttctctttcaaatgcctcttcaaatcctgTCCCGCTCCTGCTAGATctcgaagctgaaagaatgGATGTGGAGCGGGAGAGATATTACGATTTGGCCTGA